Proteins from one Caulobacter sp. X genomic window:
- a CDS encoding gamma carbonic anhydrase family protein, producing the protein MNVYSLGELKPTLPEKDEYWIAPTASVMGNIILKKNASIWWGAVARGDNDPITIGENSNIQDGSVLHTDLGSPLTIGANVTIGHMVMLHGCSIGDGSLIGIGAIVLNGAKIGKNCLIGAGALITEGKEIPDNSMVVGAPGKVVREISEQHALILQASALHYVENWKRYARDLKPVDA; encoded by the coding sequence ATGAATGTATATTCCCTGGGCGAGCTAAAGCCTACGCTGCCCGAGAAAGACGAATATTGGATTGCGCCGACGGCGAGCGTGATGGGGAACATTATTCTTAAGAAAAACGCCAGTATATGGTGGGGCGCAGTGGCGCGCGGCGACAACGATCCGATCACCATTGGCGAGAACAGCAATATCCAAGACGGTTCGGTTCTTCACACTGATCTTGGCTCGCCGCTGACCATCGGCGCGAACGTGACCATTGGTCACATGGTGATGTTGCACGGCTGCTCGATCGGTGACGGCTCGTTGATCGGTATCGGGGCGATCGTGCTGAACGGCGCCAAAATCGGAAAGAACTGCTTGATCGGCGCCGGCGCCCTGATCACCGAGGGCAAGGAGATTCCCGACAACTCGATGGTGGTCGGCGCGCCGGGCAAGGTGGTGCGGGAGATCAGCGAACAGCACGCGCTGATCCTGCAGGCCTCGGCCCTGCACTATGTCGAGAACTGGAAGCGCTACGCCCGCGATCTGAAGCCGGTCGACGCTTAA
- a CDS encoding PhoH family protein — protein sequence MEALMTKRALKRMAREGAYETGQYDDAKVRRLPVDHRGGWSPLPDEGGARGDSRDQSYLKTIKPKSPGQAQLMEAIDEKNLVMALGPAGTGKTYIAISKAVEALEAGRVSRIVLSRPAVEAGESIGYLPGDMEDKLAPYLRPLYDALTDRLSVKRMRALMAEGAIEIAPVGFMRGRTLNNAFVVIDEAQNCTYMQLKMLLTRLGWHSTMVVTGDPNQSDLLPGISGLADVAARFEEVSNIAVVRLADRDIVRHPLVAEMLGVL from the coding sequence ATGGAGGCTTTGATGACCAAGCGAGCCCTGAAGCGGATGGCGCGCGAAGGCGCGTACGAGACCGGCCAATACGACGACGCCAAGGTGCGCCGCCTGCCTGTCGATCACCGCGGCGGCTGGTCGCCTCTGCCCGATGAGGGAGGCGCGAGGGGAGATAGTCGGGACCAGAGCTATCTTAAAACGATAAAACCCAAATCGCCCGGCCAGGCGCAGCTGATGGAAGCGATCGACGAGAAGAACCTCGTCATGGCCCTGGGCCCGGCCGGCACCGGCAAGACCTACATCGCCATCTCCAAGGCCGTGGAGGCCCTGGAAGCCGGCCGCGTCAGCCGCATCGTGCTCTCGCGCCCCGCGGTCGAGGCCGGCGAGTCGATCGGCTACCTGCCGGGCGACATGGAGGACAAACTGGCCCCGTACCTGCGTCCGCTCTATGACGCCCTGACCGACCGCCTGTCGGTCAAGCGCATGCGGGCCCTGATGGCCGAAGGCGCCATCGAGATCGCCCCGGTCGGCTTCATGCGCGGCCGCACGCTGAACAACGCCTTCGTGGTGATCGACGAGGCCCAGAACTGCACCTACATGCAGCTGAAGATGCTGCTGACCCGCCTGGGCTGGCACTCGACCATGGTCGTCACCGGCGACCCGAACCAGTCGGACCTGCTGCCCGGCATCTCGGGCCTGGCCGATGTCGCCGCGCGGTTCGAGGAAGTCTCCAACATCGCCGTCGTCCGCCTGGCCGACCGCGACATCGTCCGCCACCCGCTGGTCGCGGAGATGCTGGGCGTTCTCTAG
- a CDS encoding PAS domain-containing protein: protein MFHPSTERLIDYWRDRRGDAALPRRTDINPGDFLELLPQVFVLGRDGGRLPFRLAGGFVSDLHARDLRGQDALSLWALAHRLELKSALDVARKRRTPVVALADIRALGVASVGMEVLFAPLRGASGETDRFLGLYQPIGATARLMGRPAYELGLREVRPLGDDNRDMPRLRLATLDGRRIA, encoded by the coding sequence ATGTTCCATCCCAGCACGGAACGACTGATCGACTACTGGCGTGATCGCCGGGGCGACGCCGCCTTGCCGCGCCGCACCGACATCAATCCGGGCGACTTCCTGGAGCTGCTGCCGCAGGTCTTCGTCCTGGGCCGAGACGGCGGTCGTCTGCCCTTCCGCCTGGCCGGCGGCTTCGTCAGTGATTTGCACGCGCGCGACCTGCGCGGCCAGGACGCGCTGTCGCTTTGGGCTCTGGCGCATCGGCTTGAACTGAAAAGCGCGCTGGACGTCGCCCGGAAGCGTCGCACGCCGGTGGTCGCCCTCGCCGATATCCGCGCCCTGGGCGTCGCTTCCGTCGGCATGGAGGTGCTTTTCGCCCCCCTGCGCGGCGCCAGCGGCGAGACCGACCGGTTCCTGGGCCTCTATCAGCCGATCGGCGCGACGGCCCGCCTGATGGGCCGCCCCGCCTACGAGCTGGGTCTGCGCGAGGTCCGGCCGTTGGGCGACGACAATCGCGACATGCCCCGCCTGCGCCTGGCGACCCTGGACGGCCGCCGGATCGCCTAG
- a CDS encoding choline dehydrogenase has protein sequence MASERYDYVVIGAGSAGCVLAARLTEDPNIKVLLLEAGGKNTSVLVKMPAGVGELIKAKGEQNWGFWTEAEPHLDNRKLWWPRGKGLGGSSAINGMIYIRGHARDYDQWRQMGLTGWSYAEVLPYFKRSETHHAGGDAYHGDKGPLHVSKGESDSPFYTALVEAGRQAGHKTTKDFNGFQQEGFGPYDLTIRDGKRWSAAMAYLSQALSRPNLTCVTEARTTRILIEKRRAVGVEYVVGKGAERKIAYADAEVLLSAGAVQSPHILQLSGVGAPDDLKAQGIAVAHESRGVGANLQDHLDVCVSWTAKNLKTAYSANKGLNKLGVGLNYMLFGKGIGRQQFLESGAFLKSRPDLDRPDLQIHGVLAIMQDHGKVVVEKDGFTLHVCQLRPESRGKVGLRSADPFDDPTILANYLSTDEDRRAIREGVRIARETVAQAAFDPYRDAEYAPGADVRSDADLDAWIRAKAETIYHPVGTCRMGVAGDPLAVVDDQLRVQGLSGLRVIDASVMPNLIGGNTNAPTIMIAERASDLIRGKQTLAPLDVPVYGDETAAAA, from the coding sequence ATGGCCAGTGAACGCTATGATTACGTCGTCATCGGCGCCGGTTCGGCCGGCTGCGTGCTGGCCGCGCGCCTGACCGAGGATCCCAACATCAAGGTCCTGCTGCTGGAGGCCGGCGGCAAGAACACCTCGGTGCTGGTCAAGATGCCGGCTGGGGTCGGCGAGCTGATCAAGGCCAAGGGCGAGCAGAACTGGGGCTTCTGGACCGAGGCCGAGCCCCATCTCGACAATCGCAAGCTCTGGTGGCCGCGCGGCAAGGGGCTGGGCGGCTCGTCGGCGATCAATGGCATGATCTATATCCGCGGCCATGCCCGCGATTACGACCAGTGGCGGCAGATGGGCCTGACCGGCTGGTCGTATGCCGAGGTCCTGCCGTACTTCAAGCGCTCGGAAACCCACCACGCCGGCGGCGACGCCTATCACGGCGACAAGGGGCCGCTGCACGTGTCGAAGGGCGAGTCCGACAGCCCGTTCTATACCGCCCTGGTCGAGGCGGGCCGCCAGGCCGGTCACAAGACGACGAAGGACTTCAACGGCTTCCAGCAGGAGGGCTTCGGCCCCTACGACCTGACGATCCGCGACGGCAAGCGCTGGAGCGCGGCCATGGCCTATCTCAGCCAAGCCTTGTCGCGCCCGAACCTGACCTGCGTCACCGAGGCCCGCACGACCCGAATCCTGATCGAGAAGCGTCGCGCCGTCGGCGTCGAGTACGTCGTGGGCAAGGGCGCGGAGCGCAAGATCGCCTATGCCGACGCCGAGGTGCTGCTGAGCGCCGGCGCGGTGCAGTCGCCGCACATCCTGCAACTCTCGGGCGTCGGCGCGCCGGACGACCTCAAGGCCCAAGGCATCGCGGTCGCCCATGAGTCCAGGGGCGTCGGCGCCAACCTGCAGGACCACCTGGACGTCTGCGTCTCGTGGACCGCCAAGAACCTGAAGACCGCCTATTCGGCCAACAAGGGCCTCAACAAGCTGGGCGTTGGCCTCAACTACATGCTGTTTGGCAAGGGCATCGGCCGCCAGCAGTTCCTGGAGAGCGGCGCGTTCCTGAAGTCGCGGCCGGACCTGGATCGCCCCGACCTGCAGATCCACGGCGTGCTGGCCATCATGCAGGACCATGGCAAGGTCGTGGTCGAGAAGGACGGCTTCACCCTGCACGTCTGCCAGCTGCGTCCCGAGAGCCGGGGCAAGGTCGGCCTGCGCTCGGCCGATCCGTTCGATGACCCGACCATCCTGGCCAACTACCTGTCGACCGACGAGGACCGCCGCGCCATCCGCGAAGGCGTCCGCATCGCCCGCGAGACCGTGGCCCAGGCCGCCTTCGATCCCTATCGCGACGCCGAATACGCGCCGGGCGCCGACGTGCGCAGCGACGCCGACCTCGACGCCTGGATCCGCGCCAAGGCCGAGACGATCTACCACCCGGTCGGCACCTGCCGCATGGGCGTGGCCGGCGACCCTCTGGCGGTTGTCGACGACCAGCTGCGCGTGCAGGGGCTTTCGGGTCTGCGCGTGATCGACGCCTCGGTGATGCCCAACCTGATCGGCGGCAACACCAATGCGCCGACAATCATGATCGCCGAGCGGGCGTCGGATCTGATCCGAGGTAAGCAGACGCTGGCCCCGCTGGACGTCCCGGTCTACGGCGACGAGACGGCGGCGGCGGCCTAG
- a CDS encoding OPT family oligopeptide transporter — translation MFMADSTAPRTELTLRGVLLGIAITLVFTAAQVYLGLKVGLTFATSIPAAVISMALLRAFKTSTIQENNIVQTIASAAGTLSSVIFVLPGLLMIGWWANVPFLPTFGACAVGGILGVMYTIPLRRALVTNSNLPYPEGVAAAEVLKVGTGSREGAAEGKAGLVAVSLGAIASALFGALGAAKLFAAEVAGYFKFKAGAGASGLGASSSLALMGAGHLMGITVGIAMFAGLFIAWAILVPILTLATPMPDADAATHALSVWKTQVRFLGAGVIGAAAIWTLAKLIGPIIAGLKSALEAAKARKSGAGDLPRVEQDIPIGIVGLVSLLLLAPAGWFLAHFLAGGPITSLAAPLVAIGIGYLIFAGLLAAAVCGYMAGLIGSSNSPVSGIAILTVLGASLLVGVVGRGLVGPDTTKALVAFALYVTTCVLAVAVVANDNLQDLKTGQLVDATPWKQQVGLVIGVLSGAVVIPFVLELLNRSNGFAGAPNLQAISDQPLAAPQATLISTLAKGVLGGDLDWGLLGYGALIGLALVAVDTILRKTSKDRLSLPPLGVGLAIYLPSTVTAPVVVGAVAGWLFEKIVAKDRAAEPAKRLGVLIASGFIVGESLFNVALALMIVSTGKGEPLAVSFAPPEHVGMILSLIAAAVVVVGLYRWARKAGAKALEA, via the coding sequence ATGTTCATGGCCGACTCGACCGCGCCGCGCACGGAATTGACCCTCCGAGGGGTGCTCCTCGGCATCGCCATCACCCTCGTCTTCACCGCCGCGCAAGTCTATCTGGGCCTGAAGGTCGGCCTGACCTTCGCCACCTCGATCCCCGCCGCCGTCATCTCGATGGCCCTGCTGCGGGCGTTCAAGACCTCGACCATCCAGGAAAACAACATCGTCCAGACGATCGCGTCGGCCGCTGGCACGCTGTCGTCGGTGATCTTCGTCCTGCCGGGCCTGTTGATGATCGGCTGGTGGGCGAACGTGCCGTTCCTGCCCACCTTCGGCGCGTGCGCCGTCGGCGGCATCCTGGGCGTGATGTACACGATCCCGCTGCGCCGGGCGCTGGTGACCAACTCCAACCTCCCCTACCCCGAGGGCGTCGCCGCCGCCGAGGTGCTGAAGGTCGGCACCGGCTCGCGCGAAGGCGCCGCCGAGGGCAAGGCCGGCCTGGTCGCCGTCAGCCTGGGCGCGATCGCCTCGGCCCTGTTCGGCGCCCTGGGCGCGGCCAAGCTGTTCGCCGCCGAGGTCGCGGGCTACTTCAAGTTCAAGGCTGGCGCGGGCGCGAGCGGCCTGGGCGCCTCCAGCTCGCTGGCCCTGATGGGCGCGGGCCACCTGATGGGCATCACGGTCGGCATCGCCATGTTCGCCGGCCTGTTCATCGCCTGGGCGATCCTGGTGCCGATCCTGACTCTCGCCACGCCGATGCCGGACGCCGACGCGGCCACCCACGCCCTGTCGGTCTGGAAGACCCAGGTGCGCTTCCTGGGCGCGGGCGTCATCGGCGCCGCCGCCATCTGGACCCTGGCCAAGCTGATCGGCCCGATCATCGCCGGCCTGAAGTCGGCCCTGGAGGCCGCCAAGGCCCGCAAGAGCGGCGCCGGCGACCTGCCCCGCGTGGAGCAGGACATCCCGATCGGCATCGTCGGCCTCGTCTCGCTGCTGCTGCTGGCCCCGGCTGGTTGGTTCCTGGCCCACTTCCTGGCAGGCGGCCCGATCACCAGCCTGGCCGCGCCGCTGGTCGCCATCGGCATCGGCTACCTGATCTTCGCCGGCCTGCTGGCCGCCGCGGTTTGCGGCTATATGGCCGGCCTGATTGGCTCGTCGAACAGCCCGGTCTCGGGCATCGCGATCCTGACCGTGCTGGGCGCCTCGCTATTGGTCGGCGTCGTCGGCCGCGGCCTGGTCGGTCCCGACACCACCAAGGCCCTGGTCGCCTTCGCCCTCTATGTCACCACTTGCGTCCTGGCGGTGGCCGTGGTCGCCAACGACAACCTGCAGGACCTGAAGACCGGCCAGTTGGTCGACGCCACGCCGTGGAAGCAACAGGTCGGCCTGGTGATCGGCGTGCTGTCGGGCGCCGTGGTCATCCCGTTCGTGCTGGAGCTGCTGAACCGCTCGAACGGCTTCGCCGGCGCGCCGAACCTGCAAGCCATCTCGGACCAGCCGCTGGCCGCGCCGCAGGCCACCCTGATCTCGACCCTGGCCAAGGGCGTGCTGGGCGGCGATCTGGACTGGGGTCTCCTGGGCTACGGCGCCCTGATCGGCCTGGCGCTGGTGGCCGTCGACACCATCCTGCGCAAGACCAGCAAGGACCGCCTCAGCCTGCCGCCCCTGGGCGTGGGCCTGGCCATCTATCTGCCCAGCACCGTCACCGCGCCGGTCGTGGTCGGCGCGGTGGCCGGCTGGCTGTTCGAGAAGATCGTCGCCAAGGACCGCGCGGCCGAGCCGGCCAAGCGCCTGGGCGTGCTGATCGCCTCGGGCTTCATCGTCGGCGAGAGCCTGTTCAACGTCGCCCTGGCGCTGATGATCGTCTCGACCGGCAAGGGCGAGCCCCTGGCCGTCTCCTTCGCCCCGCCCGAGCACGTCGGCATGATCCTGTCGCTGATCGCCGCCGCGGTCGTGGTGGTCGGCCTCTACCGCTGGGCCCGCAAGGCCGGCGCGAAGGCGCTGGAGGCGTAG
- a CDS encoding GNAT family N-acetyltransferase — protein MSAHILDRPVWATLNGRQAHLAVRHGPAIRMQPDYGLFAAMPDNDPASLAALGDLVREMGPVGLVEPAAPPPIPGTEVVSSAVCLQMVAETVAPAWKVSFDMPPLGDADADEMLALATLTKPGPFFTRTHQLGAFIGVRVDGQLVAMAGERMRPDGYTEASGVCVHPDHRGQGYAARLLREVTAGILARGDKAFLHSYADNKTAIGLYESLGYRGRREVVFTVVKAAG, from the coding sequence ATGAGCGCTCACATCCTCGATCGTCCGGTCTGGGCCACGCTAAACGGCCGCCAGGCCCACCTCGCCGTCCGACACGGCCCCGCGATCCGGATGCAGCCCGACTACGGGCTCTTCGCCGCCATGCCAGACAATGATCCCGCAAGCCTCGCCGCCTTGGGTGACCTGGTGCGCGAGATGGGCCCCGTCGGACTTGTCGAGCCAGCCGCCCCGCCGCCGATTCCCGGGACCGAAGTCGTCTCCAGCGCCGTCTGCCTGCAGATGGTCGCCGAGACCGTGGCCCCGGCCTGGAAAGTCTCCTTCGACATGCCGCCGCTGGGCGACGCCGACGCGGACGAGATGCTGGCCCTGGCGACCCTGACCAAGCCGGGGCCTTTCTTCACGCGCACCCACCAGTTGGGCGCCTTCATCGGCGTCCGCGTCGATGGCCAGCTGGTCGCCATGGCGGGCGAGCGGATGCGGCCCGACGGCTATACCGAGGCTAGCGGCGTCTGCGTCCATCCCGACCATCGCGGCCAGGGCTACGCCGCCCGTCTGCTGCGCGAGGTGACCGCCGGGATCCTGGCGCGCGGCGACAAGGCCTTCCTGCACAGCTACGCCGACAACAAGACGGCGATCGGGCTCTACGAGTCGCTGGGCTATCGGGGGCGGCGGGAGGTGGTGTTCACGGTGGTGAAGGCGGCGGGCTAG
- a CDS encoding DUF3126 family protein, with translation MDANTIAKIEKHLKRTFGNPHIQLKPRPKQKDSAEVEVAGEFIGVIFQDEDEDGSFMFEMAILAEDLD, from the coding sequence GTGGACGCCAACACCATCGCCAAGATCGAAAAGCACCTGAAGCGGACCTTCGGGAACCCGCACATCCAGCTGAAGCCGCGCCCCAAGCAGAAGGACTCGGCCGAGGTGGAAGTCGCCGGCGAGTTCATCGGCGTCATCTTCCAGGACGAGGACGAGGACGGCTCGTTCATGTTCGAAATGGCGATCCTGGCCGAAGACCTGGACTGA